The genomic interval AATTTGACCTGTAGCCTCTGAGGTAAAGTAGAAAGTGAGACATGGTCTCACACTGGTTCTCTGTGGATGCTACGCATATCATTCTCAGCATACGTCCAGGCAGATTCCACCAAACAGGTTCAAAAAACCTGCTAGCAGCAAATGGGTTGACAAAGGCAGCTGCCATGAAGCAGAAGAATGTTGTAGCAAGGAGTTTGTTgtagtttttttaaagactgccTCTATGCTGTCTGGCTTATGTCTGCAGAGAAAATTTTTCAAGTGTACATATTTCCAGTGTAACAGTGAGCCATAGCAATCTAGAGGAAGAACTGGGTTTGGTACTTCTGGAGACGAGTGGGAAACCTGCTTTCACTGAGCCTTCTGGGAGCTGGGAACTGCGCTGACCAGTTCCAGACAGCTCAGTTTGGGATCAGTCCTGATCCATACCAGGCCTTTTGGAGAGGACAGAGAGTGGCAGGAGCAGCTTTCTAAGCTGGAGGAAGGACTGGGAGGGTTAGGAACAGGATCCCTGGAACCCAGAACACTttgagcattttaaaagcattgctgCTGGCCCCTCTGCTAGAACACAACAGCCATCACCCAACACACCATGTTCCTGCACTTGCCTTGCAGCAGGACTCCTGCGTAATCACCTCCTGGGGACAGCACCACCTCCTCACAAGTACTTCGCTTGCTGATATCCTCCTGCCAAAGAAAAACGGGCTGGCATCAAAGCAAGATCACCGATTCAGAGAGCTCCACGGCCTTACACAGTTCTCAACAGGGTGAAGGCCAAACAGATTGTTGGAAGAACAGGAATAAATACGGGGCAGCACACTTGGAGTGCTGCTGCCCATGACAGAAATTCCTGAGGGCAGTTAGTATTCCTCATGAGTGATTACTTACCAGCCTTTGCCCAGTGTCCATGGAATTAACTCAGTACTTACCATTTCATTTAGGATTTTAACGAGTAGGAAGCCTTCCTTGTGAAAGCAGAAGAGCCAGACAAGCCCTGGAATAGAAATACAAAAGTAACAGTAGCAGGAGAAGAGAAGTGAACAGATAGTAGCCATGCTCTTGGGAGATGGCTGTTAAAACATGCAGGAGAGTGAACAGGACTACGTTTTCTCCTGGGCTCAAGGAAGAATATCCCACCGCTTCCAGCACTGAACTTTTGCTGGCTTCCTTATGCCAGCACGAGCAAACACTCGATTGTACATAGAGATGGATAAGCCAGTTTGAAAAGTATCTCCACCAGAATTGATAGGTTTCAGATGAATCAGCCAACCAACCTATTTACCACAGGGCTGTGCAATTACAGGTGCTGAAACAAACCACGGGCAGGAGGTCATACCTAGCAATGGTTCTTTCTCTCTGGTCCAAGGTGTTCCTAAAATTTACTGCACTTCACTCTCAGCTCTGcacctgcctctgctgctccgGAGAGGACACCAAACCCCCACCCTCTACTAATCACAAGGCCCTAAGGGCCACTCTGACACCCTACAACCTGTTATCTAATGCCCTCTTTGCAGGGCTTTCTAGGAAACCTGTCAGCCATTCTAATGTTCCTCCTGACTTAACACTCTTCCATAATGCAGCTACCAACTCCCCAGCTCCAGAGCACAGCCATCCCCAGCTAGGTCAAGGAAATCCATGTCACACTAACCCATTTCATCCACAGCAAGCAGGATGTGGCTCTCATTCCCCAAATCCGAAGCATGGATGGCACAAATCTCTGTCTCGACTGCATCCCAAGCACAGACCTCCTTACAGTCAGACACCTTGAAGGCAGCCAGACCCACGGACAGACCGACAAAGATGTATTTTCCAGACACTGCAAGGCAATTGGCTCTTCCAGTTACCTaccaagaaagggaaaagatgagTGTACCAAACTGCTTCCCCAGTGGAGGGTACATCAGCCATACTAGCAATACAATCCTACCCTTTCACcaacagaaaatgctgatttattcTACAAGGGAAAAATTTTTGCATGAGCTTTCATCAGaagagcaggggaggggctcTCATCTCTGTCACAGAGATTGTTCCTGTACTGGGAATGAGAAAGTTTGCTCCCACCTTTTCCCTTCCGATAAGCAGAAGGGGCTTTAAAGGCCAAGAACTCAGTAGTACTCAGCCCTCCCACCGCAAACGCAGAGCTGCGACGGGATGCTGAGTTCCTCTGGGCAGTCGTAGAACACCAGCAGACGCCAGCATATCCTTCACAGAATGATGGGGAAGGCAACACTGCCCTTCTGCTCACAACACTCCCATTAGGGTATTCACCGTAACACAGAGCTGAGTTTGCCCATTTATATGCTACTGACTAATTACTTCTCCTTGGCAAACATGGGTGGAGCCAGCCTGAGAAGCAGAAGGTGAATTTAGTGCTGTTTAAtatctgcttctctcttttcagaGAGGTGTGATAGATGGGTGGGAAGCAGAACCTGTCAGACAAGCTTAGAAGCTGCAGCCTTTTGAAGTGAATCAGTGAGATGGTGGTGGATTCTGAGGAAGGTGATGAACAGAAGAATATAAAATCAACTGAATGGATATTCTCTGGAAAAACTGCTATGGTGATTAATGCTATCTATTCTGTGAGGGGCTCTGTACCTGGAATTCAGCTGTAGGAAAGCATTTTGTAGGCTGGACCTTTAGTTTTTGCACTTCTCGGAACATCTCCCTTCTTTCAATGATTTCCATAGCATTCTCAAAAACCAGCGTCACCAGTTTGTTGACCATCCTGAAGGGCTGAGGCAACGCATCACGCTTTCGATCAGGATCCTGCAGGAAGAAATCTTCCTCGTCTTCCTTTAGCCAGTCCTTTTCAGATGGTGGAGGAATCTCCAGGGGATCCTTCCGGATATACACAGCCATGGTTCTGCCAGTCCAGATGCAAAACACACCACAGATGCAGGAATCACAGTAGATGCAGAAGAACGAAGAATCGTGCAATATCTACTTTCATGCGGTaatggggggaaagaaaaagattattaatGATCTctaggagggaagggggggggtcCTTTAAGTATCGATAGCCAGAGCAACCCTGTTCTACGTAGCTAATTTCTACTCGCTGCATCGCCTCTGTTACTCAGGGGTTTTGTCCTGCTCCGGGAATATCAGCCACACAGGTGGCTGTAGGTTACCCACAGAAAACGGGAGGGCAAAAGCTTTGGCACGAGTTTGTACAAGAATTACgacacagcattaaaaaatattatcttgTTCTTCGTTAAAAGACTTATTCGGCCTAGATAGTATCCCAACAATTAATTTGGAAAGCGGGTGGTTTCACTGGACGTTATAAACTTAATTTCCAAGCCCCCGGGTGCTTTCTGAGCTTCCCCCTTGGGGCCGGAGCACCTCAGGCCAAAGCCGGGCTCACGGCGGGCCCACCCCCACCGCCGTCACCCCACACAGCGGCCTAACCTCGGAGCGGGAGCCGaggggccgcgccgcgccgcgccgggccgggccgggccgggccgggccgctcCAGCCTCCCCGAGCGGAACCGCCGCAACCACCGACGGCGCCGGCGCGGCCGGGGGGAGCCTTTAGCGGGGACACCTGCCCCGCTGTTGATGGTCGCCGTGGCAACGGCGCGGCGCGGCAGGGCCCGGCCGGGAACGCGCCCCGGAGCGGAGGGTtcccccggcggggcggcgccagggcggagcggggcggggcggccgcggcccccgcACACCTCCcgcggctgccgccgccgccgccgccgccatggagGGCTTCGTGGACTTCACCAACCGCAGCCAGGGCCGCGACCAGCTCTTCCGGTGAGTGCGGGGCCGCGCGGCCTccccgcgccgggccgggggctcggcccgcccggccccggcccctggGTGCCGGCTCTCCGGGGACCCCCGGTGGGGCCAGCGGCGCCGTGGGGTGGAGCATCCCCACCGCCCCTCTGGGTGTTGGGGCCCTCGGCCGGCCCCTCACGCAGCCCCCCCTGCCGCTCTAGGGCCCCCTGCCTCGGGCAGGAGAGCTGCCCGGTccccccgggccggccccggcccctctccTGCCGCGCCGCTCGCCGCTTTGCCTGTCCTCAGCCGCCCCACCTGCGCTTGTGCCCCTTCCCCCGAGGGGTATAACTCACCCCGGCACCGCCCGGGTGCGAGGGGGGTGACCTTAACCTCGGAAATAAACGCTGCCCCTGCTGCAAATCGTCCGTGTTTCACCTGTGTACcgttttcctcattttttccattccagaGCCACTCAGTACACATGCATGTTGCTTAGCTATTTAATAGAGCGTAAGGCTGATAAAGAGAAGCTGGTAATGAAACTCAAGCAGTTGGAATCTAGCATGAGCTCTGGCCGGAAAAGTAAGTACCTGGTGTCTAGAGGGATGAGTCCGTCTTCACTTGCTCCTTCCAGCAGAACAGCTCCTGGCCTTGCGTTTTCTGTAGTTAACTTACCTAGAGCCACAAAACCTCTTTTAGTACATCACAAAATTGTCAGTAGACCTTATCCCTGCCTTGGCTTGCCCGGCTAGATAGGGCCAGAGAGACATTTATTActtcctcagcctcctctccGATCAGGCAGTCTGAATTATCGCTGAGAGAACTAGAGAAATAAGTTAACAGTCAACGGTTGCTGCAGACATCGAGTTGTCATCTCTGTTGAAGGACAGACCGCAGAGTTACAATGCAAGGCTGGCTTACTGAGCTTTCATTAGTCCTTCCAGCTAATGGGTTGAGATGGCCTAACGTTAAAGATCATCATGCCAATAAAATTACCTCTGAAGGACCATCCTTCAATATGGCTTTTTATATCCTACTTCacatattaattttcttcagcatttataCTCTACTAAATCTTATACCCTTCCATACTTTTCTCATAGTCTAACCATTTCCATCACTTCATTCTGTGTCACAGTTGCATCCATTGTGGTCACGCTGTTGCTGTGGTTGTATTGCTTGCTTTCAGGTTGATCTTACACCTACTTACCAGTTGCTCAATCCTGGAACAATTTCAACACATGAGGCAAATATTCTCATTTAATGTGTTACCATGGATTTGTTTTATAATTCCAGTTAGCTCCAGAGTATGGTGATTTCTAGCCGAGAGGCCAGCTGGTTTATCAGCATAGCCATAATTCTCCTGCTTCTGCTAAACAATTCGCTAATAGACGTCAGGCCTAAATTCAGGAGTCTTGCAGTTCCACTAAGCTTGGGTGCTGCTAACATCTGTCACTGTGACGGTGCAGCAGGTtatgaaaagtattttgcataATATTGTATTAACATTCACAGGGTGAAACCTAAACTGTGCAGCGGATGAAATCAGGCTTGCCATATATTATAGCTTGAAATGGAATACACTGCTCCTGTTTGCAGGCAACTACGTGTACCTCTGGCAAATTCATGGCTGAGGAGGGACTTGGGTCTCGGTGTGCTTGGCACATGAATCACCAGCTTTCACAGAAGCTTAGGAAAGTTGTAGCTCATGGTTGCAGTGGGGTTAATGCCATAACATCTCCTGTCCACAGAGTTAGGTGAAATCCTGTGAAGCTGAAATTGGAGGCTCTGTGTCACGTTCTTTGCTGATACTGACTCGTTCAGAGCTGTGAGTGATATTGGTCCAGAGGGCACCCAGGCGCTGAGAACAGAGCGGCAGGAGAAGGCTGCAAGTCCTAGCTATTAACAAAATTTGTGTGTAGGTCCTGGGCCAGTGCAGGACAGAACTGAGATGTTTACACCCCTTTCCTCACTAATACTAGCTTCTCACGCTGtgagaagaaaatgcttaagCATACAAATGCCCAAAGCCCACTTTTAAAAGTACATGGGGACAGTGACATGCCAAGTTGTCCTGCGTAGGGCTGTGTCTCTGCGGTAAAGGCTAGGCCATGCTAACCTTTTGGGGTTTCTCGCAGTGTTCAGACTGGGCAACATGGTACATGCCTTGGTAGCAGCCAGGAAAACTACACAGCTGCCAGATGTGGTTCCTCGCTTCTGCCTTACAGCCTCCAACCTGACCCGTGCCCTCTACTTCGTCTGCGATGCTGTCCTGTGGTTGAAGAGCATTGGGCTCCAACCTGATGTCGATAAGCTGAAGTGGCGGAATTGGGCTACCAAGTGTTACTACTTTTCACTCCTGATGAATCTAGCCAGGGACTGGTATGAGATCTCCTGGAGGCTGGAACAAGCTGTacagggagaaaagacaaaGGAGAATTCCTTCTGGGACAAACACAATCAGGAACTAAACTGTGTGAGATGTGGTGGTTTGCACGGTTTTCTCCTCCTGCTGTTTCAGATACTGAAAAGACATCCTCCTTTGCTGCTGGACTTGGTGAAGAATCTCTGTGATCTCTCAGGTCCTTTGGATACTCTAGGGATCTGCAAGACCAACCCAGGAGTGATTGGTTTCTGTGGCGTCCTCTCCTCCCTGGTGGGGATCCTCACATTAGCAAGCCCACAGCTGAAGCTGAAACAGTGACATAAAAGGAGCTGCATAGTATACAGTGAGCCAACAGCTTTGATCATCTGATAGGTTTTTATCCTCCATATGGCACTTTCAAAATGAACATGTCTCACAGTAACCTCAGGATTAATTTTGTCCTCTGAATAAGTGAATTCtaccctttttccttccccatgtCTTTGCAGATGAGTTTAGTGCTATGACACACTCCCTGATGGAGTGGAGATGGGAGAAGGCAGAGTAATAtttcacaaagagaaacagGACTTGGAACATGGCTGCTAGATAAGGAAATACTGATGTTCCTATATTTTAATACAGGGTTGTGAAATAGCTGCATAGACAACTGTAATAGGTATATGACTCATAACTAATCATGGAATTCACCTATCAAAGGTTTCTACAGTCAGATTTTCTATAGTGGGCTCAGGCAAGTTAGAAGCTGTGGTTAAAATGGCCTGAAGTCAAGTACGAGTGTTCTGatgggtttgggttgatggATCCTGTTACCTGTAGGCAGTGGTTTGAATGCAGTGTGATGCTAACAGAAGAGAGGTATGATCTGACCTTCCGATGATCTCTGTAATGTGCACTGGTGACGCTGGATCTGTAGTCTAGCGAGTGCCAATTTGTGTCCCAGGAAATcagcactttcttcttttccttcgATAATGTGAGCCCAGGACCACTGGCCACCAACTCTGACTTCTTCAGCAGGCCATGGCTGAGGGTTTTGGTGAAGGACAGCGTGTGGGAGAAGCTTGTCTGAGTGCTGATGATGCTGTGATTTCTAGGGAACTGGGTTTCCAAAGCTGTGAATCTGGAATCACTCACAAGCACTGAATTTCCCATTACACACGTACCTTAATTCCCAAACCCCTGTGATTCCAAGTGCAACAATTTTCCATTAATCATACTGTGTTAAGGagcttgttttgctgttttaattttatgtgaaaaaatCCAGTATAATAAGGAGCTTTGGAACCTGCAGTTAAGGAGAGAAGCCGGGCTCAGAGCTCGTTGAGTCAGAAAAACTGCAAGGGTGTGTTCTAGTTGTGTAAGCtcctggagggaagggaacGGACTTGGTCGTGATAATATCACAATCCCCTGTGAGAAGGAAAGCTTATTACTGGATTTGGGCATTCATGGTTTAGATTTTCCTATCGGGTCCTCCTATCCTCCCCTCTCATGACCACAAGATTTCTTGTGTGTTCCCTTGCTGGCTGAATGGGTTCTACCATTTGAAAATGCCTTACATTTGCCCTGCAACTGCATTATTGCTCATCACTTACCTCGCTGGGAATGATTGCCTGGCTGTGTAATCTAGGTTAAAGGAGAAATGCTGTGTCCGGCTGTCTAACATGGCATGCAGTCTTTGTTGCTCCTGACTTTGCAGAGTACCAGTACTGACACCACCTGAGAAAAATTTGCACATTATATAGgagaaaaaattatcatttttcttcatcagaGTTAGGCCTGTGTGTTCTGCTACTTTCTGGTACAAGGACTCCTTGATTAATCTGTCAGGAGATGTGAACAGAGACTACACTAACCTGGACCAAGGTACTCTCTTACTATTTCTGATGctgtctgaaaacagaaattaaaaggtttTGGTCTCTATTAAAAGGTGAAGGCTGTGGAATTGAGTAGACACGGTAAGGCAGTGCCCCAGTTTACCTTAAGTCATTGTGGTCGGGCTTGGAATTACTTCTAGTTTGAATCTGAAGTGTTAGCGTGCCAATGAAGTGTTTGAGAAAAGAGGTTGCTGGGCAGGGTAATTAAGTGTGCTTGAAGACCCAATGTGgcctgcagcagctcttctttttcatataGAAATGAATACCATTAAAAGTAGAGCGTACTGGTTGTTCAGACTATAATGGAGCATTATGTATGGGATATGTTGTCTTCAAGggctttctctcctttttaacaatgggggtttttgtttctttactcCATTTGCCTTTGAGCTCCTGGCAACGTGGATCCTATCCCTCCCTTGGTCAGATTTGATCATTACCCCAGTGTGTAGCAACCCCTgtaaggaaggaagaggagtcTTGAAGGTTTGGCAGCAGAGGTTTGGCTGCCTTTTGTCTACAGAATTTCATCttcttgcaaaaaaatgcattttgaattcCTCTCAGGGGAGCTCTCGGacacaaaatacttctttcacTGGTTTGTGGACTgacttgtctttttctcttgtaCTTCACAGGTAAAGGGAAATGAATTAATATAGTGACGTGGCCCCTGGGCAGCTACACCTCCCTGTGCCCTGTGGAGGGAGAAGGGTGGGTTTTTCCCTTGTGCCAGGCAAACACTGTGCAAAGCCGTGAGCCAGGCTTTGATGTTTCTTCTGTAGGCACTGGCATGGATTAGCAGGTATGGACGTCATGTGGGAGATGGGGCAGTGAATTTTCAGcctgtctcagcctgtctcaGCCTTACCTGTCCCATTCTACATGATGTGGGTTGGAACTTAGAGGATTAACTCTCTTTACGGGATGTTAAGCACTAATACTTGCCTTCTGCATCCCAGCTGGAGGCTAGCAATTTAATATACCTTAATGTAATGTGACTGAAGCCATAGAATCACGATCATatggaaaaaatcctttcagtgcctttgtttgtttgtttgtttctaataCAGCAGTTGAAATAAGGACAGCTGTTTGAACACAAGCAATAAACTGAGATGAGTGTGACACCATGTCTGTGTGTGACTTAAAGGGTGGGGAAAAGAGATGCCGAAGGAGGAATCCTCCCTCTGATCTCTGAATTTTATGAAGGATGATGCTGTTAAAGAGACAGCGCCTATATTTGCTCTTGGGTTATAGAGCTGTCCTTTCGCAGTAGCAAGGTGGCAGCCAGATTCATCAGATTCATTGGCAATCCCCATTTCAGTTGCAAAAACGTGAAGAAGTAAATACGTGAGTACATGGTAAAACTGCATATGACATGCCCTGaagcaaaatgacatttttcagaattgcCATCAGTTGCCCTTGAGTACCAGCGGAGAGAGCTGGAGCCTTCTGTCCAGTGTAGACACAGCTACAGTGAAAGGAATGGGTGTAGCTGCATTGTAGTAGCTTATAAACAACCTTTCATTTGGATGGGTCTTAGTGTCGTAGGGCAAATCGCTGCAGCTGTTTAACAGCAAATGTCTGTTCAGGGCAGGGAGTGAAGAGTAACATCTCCAGCTGAgatggggagggatggagcCAGGACAACCATTAAAACCAAGCTTACTGTTAGCTCCTATCCCCTGCAGTAAGAGCCTTGCGAACTTGGAAGCTCCAAAATGTCAGTTCCTGAACAATGGATAAAGGATTGCATTCAGCAACATTTTAGCAAGAGTGTCCTTCTGAATTACTTGTCTCATACACATTTCGTAATGGAAACTTAACAGGTGAGTGGTCTGTGTGAGATGTGCAAAGTCATCTTCTATTCTACTTACAGACAAGGCCTTCCTAATGTTAATACCATGCTTAGCACGTTTCAAGAAATCTGTGAGCCATTTGGGATTCCCAGGTAAATGGCAAGAACGATCAAAGGTCTGAAAACCAACATCTCCAGGGAGGGACCAAATGAACCGGTTCTGTAGAGGAAAGGTGACTGGGGGAGGGTGTGAGAAGTCTTGAAGCG from Aquila chrysaetos chrysaetos chromosome 5, bAquChr1.4, whole genome shotgun sequence carries:
- the PEX11A gene encoding peroxisomal membrane protein 11A isoform X3, with amino-acid sequence MEGFVDFTNRSQGRDQLFRATQYTCMLLSYLIERKADKEKLVMKLKQLESSMSSGRKTSNLTRALYFVCDAVLWLKSIGLQPDVDKLKWRNWATKCYYFSLLMNLARDWYEISWRLEQAVQGEKTKENSFWDKHNQELNCVRCGGLHGFLLLLFQILKRHPPLLLDLVKNLCDLSGPLDTLGICKTNPGVIGFCGVLSSLVGILTLASPQLKLKQ
- the PEX11A gene encoding peroxisomal membrane protein 11A isoform X1; translated protein: MVEESPGDPSGYTQPWFCQSRCKTHHRCRNHSRCRRTKNRAISTFMRATQYTCMLLSYLIERKADKEKLVMKLKQLESSMSSGRKMFRLGNMVHALVAARKTTQLPDVVPRFCLTASNLTRALYFVCDAVLWLKSIGLQPDVDKLKWRNWATKCYYFSLLMNLARDWYEISWRLEQAVQGEKTKENSFWDKHNQELNCVRCGGLHGFLLLLFQILKRHPPLLLDLVKNLCDLSGPLDTLGICKTNPGVIGFCGVLSSLVGILTLASPQLKLKQ
- the PEX11A gene encoding peroxisomal membrane protein 11A isoform X2, whose translation is MEGFVDFTNRSQGRDQLFRATQYTCMLLSYLIERKADKEKLVMKLKQLESSMSSGRKMFRLGNMVHALVAARKTTQLPDVVPRFCLTASNLTRALYFVCDAVLWLKSIGLQPDVDKLKWRNWATKCYYFSLLMNLARDWYEISWRLEQAVQGEKTKENSFWDKHNQELNCVRCGGLHGFLLLLFQILKRHPPLLLDLVKNLCDLSGPLDTLGICKTNPGVIGFCGVLSSLVGILTLASPQLKLKQ